The genomic window GATATTTTTCTCGTTGATTCCGCCCGTGGGAATGAGCGAAAATTCTTTGAGCTTGAAGGGCGCCGTGAGCGCGTTGATATAGGCGGGCCCCCCCAGGTCCTCGGCGGGAAATATCTTGATAATTTCACAGCCCAGCTTGAGCGCGCAATTCAGCTCGGAAGGCGTGGCCACACCGGGAACGAAGGGAATCCCGATCTCCCGCGCATGACGCACGACATCCGGATCGAGACAGGGGGCCACCGCGAAACGCGCACCGGCCTTATGCGCGTCATCGAGCGCCTCGACCGAAAGAACGCTCCCGGCTCCCGTCTGGAGATCGGGAAATTTATCCGAGACGGCGCGGATGCAATCGAGCGCCGCCTTCGTGCGCAAGGTAATCTCGATCACGGGGAGCGAACCCCGTACGAGCACCGCAGCGGTTTCGAGCGCGGCGTTCAGGTCCTCGAACACCGCGACGGGGACGACCCGGGCGGTACGTAAAATTTCTGCAAGAGAAGCGGTCATGAGCGCACGAACCTCCCGTTGCCGCGATTCGAATTCAAAGGACGCCTCGCGGATTTTGGAGCGGACAGCCTACGGCTGCATGCGCGGATAGCATATTTCGATCTGGTTTTCGTCGGGGTCCAGAAACACCAGGGATTTCCCGTTGCGAATGTTTTCGGGGCCGAAAACAATGGGTATCTCCATGTCCTTTATTTCTTCGAAGGCGTCCTCGAAATCCTGTTCGTCGACATAAAAGCTGACATGATTCTTGGTGTTTTTCTGATTCTTGTAACCGTCAACCTCGAACAGGCCTATTACGATCTCGCCGACCTTGATATAGGCCTGCTTTGAACTGCTGATTTTCTCGATCACCTCGAAATCGAACAGCTCTTTATAGAACTCGATCGATTTTTCAAGGTTCGAGACGCTTATCCCTATATGGTCAATGCTCTCAATTACTATCATTCCGTTTCTCCCCGCTTAAAATTACCCTGCACGCACATGTTCCCCGCCGCGTGGCTTCGCGCTTCAAAAAACCCGGTATCGGGGCGTCGATGGACCCGATTGTGATTAAATATAAATAACGGGCGGGGGTTCATGTCAATCATTATCTCCGGAAGCGGGCCAAAAAAACGACGCATTGCGTTGAAGGAGTCAAAATCCCCTTGCAGGGGCGATTGGAACCCGGGATATTCCGTGCGCTATTCGACCGTCACGCTTTTCGCCAGGTTCCGGGGCTGGTCGACGTCGCACCCCTTGAGCACGGCAATATGATACGCGAGCAGCTGCAGCGGAACTACCGTCAGCAGCGGTGAAAATATGCGGCTCACCCTGGGGATACGGATCACATGATCCGCGACCATCCCTATGTCCTCATCGCCCTCGGTCGCGATAGCGATGATTTTCCCGTTACGCGCCTTCACCTCCTGCATGTTGCTCAGGATTTTCTCGTACACCTCGTCCCTGATCGCAATGAAGACCACCGGCATATTCTCATCGATGAGGGCGATGGGACCGTGCTTCATCTCGGCGGCGGGATACCCTTCCGCATGCACGTAGGAAATCTCCTTGAGCTTGAGCGCCCCCTCGAGGGCCACGGGAAAATGAATTCCGCGCCCCAGGTACAGGAAGTTCTTCACGTCCTTGTAGCGCCGGGCGATGGCCACGATCGCGTCATCATTTTCCAGTATGGAGCGGACCTGGTCGGGAATTCTCATGAGTTCGGTTAAGAGCTCGCGCCCCGCCTCCGGGGTCAGGTCCTTCCTTCTCGCAAGCAGGAGGGTGATGAGAATGAGCACCGTGATCTGGGAGGTGAACGCTTTCGTCGAAGCGACGCCTATCTCGGGGCCGGCGTGAATATAGACGCCGCCGTCGCTCTCGCGCGCGATGGTGCTTCCCACCACGTTCGTCACGCCCAGCACCTTGACCCCCCGCGTCCTGGCCTCGCGCAACGCCGCCAGGGTATCCGCCGTTTCGCCCGACTGGCTGATCACAATGACCAGGTCGCCCTTCTTTAAGATGGGTTTGCGGTAGCGGAATTCCGACGCGTACTCAACCTCGACGGGGATGCGCGCATATTCCTCGATGAGGTATTCTCCCACAAGGCCCGCGTGCCACGAGGTACCGCATGCGATGAAAATTATTCGCTCAATGCCGTTCAGCTCTTCCGTCGACAGGCGCAGTCCGTCCAATCGCACATTGCCTTCCTGTGGCAGAACGCGGCCCCTGAACGAGTCCAGGATGGTATCGGGCTGCTCGAAAATCTCTTTGAGCATGAAGTGATCGTAACCCTGCTTTTCGATGAGCTTTATATCCCAGTCGATGTCCTCGATCTTCTTGGATTTCACGTTTTTTTTAAGGTCGTAGGAGCGGAAATGGTCTTTCCTTATCTCGACCATTTCGTTGTCGTCTATGTAGATTACCTTTCTCGTATGCTCCACGATGGCGCTCGCGTCCGAAGCGACGATCATT from Spirochaetota bacterium includes these protein-coding regions:
- a CDS encoding VOC family protein — encoded protein: MIVIESIDHIGISVSNLEKSIEFYKELFDFEVIEKISSSKQAYIKVGEIVIGLFEVDGYKNQKNTKNHVSFYVDEQDFEDAFEEIKDMEIPIVFGPENIRNGKSLVFLDPDENQIEICYPRMQP
- the glmS gene encoding glutamine--fructose-6-phosphate transaminase (isomerizing), with the translated sequence MCGIIGYVGMRPAAEIIINGLKRLEYRGYDSAGIALVNNDMFVGKREGKIAELEQVLDFPSLAGYATGIGHTRWATHGVPSDTNAHPHTSCDGRIAMAHNGIIENYQSIKKMLLVKGHKIVSETDTEVLVHLIEYYYQSNTLIDSVMLALQKVEGTFGIAVVSRDEPGVIIAARRGSPLILGLGENEMIVASDASAIVEHTRKVIYIDDNEMVEIRKDHFRSYDLKKNVKSKKIEDIDWDIKLIEKQGYDHFMLKEIFEQPDTILDSFRGRVLPQEGNVRLDGLRLSTEELNGIERIIFIACGTSWHAGLVGEYLIEEYARIPVEVEYASEFRYRKPILKKGDLVIVISQSGETADTLAALREARTRGVKVLGVTNVVGSTIARESDGGVYIHAGPEIGVASTKAFTSQITVLILITLLLARRKDLTPEAGRELLTELMRIPDQVRSILENDDAIVAIARRYKDVKNFLYLGRGIHFPVALEGALKLKEISYVHAEGYPAAEMKHGPIALIDENMPVVFIAIRDEVYEKILSNMQEVKARNGKIIAIATEGDEDIGMVADHVIRIPRVSRIFSPLLTVVPLQLLAYHIAVLKGCDVDQPRNLAKSVTVE
- the eda gene encoding bifunctional 4-hydroxy-2-oxoglutarate aldolase/2-dehydro-3-deoxy-phosphogluconate aldolase, translated to MTASLAEILRTARVVPVAVFEDLNAALETAAVLVRGSLPVIEITLRTKAALDCIRAVSDKFPDLQTGAGSVLSVEALDDAHKAGARFAVAPCLDPDVVRHAREIGIPFVPGVATPSELNCALKLGCEIIKIFPAEDLGGPAYINALTAPFKLKEFSLIPTGGINEKNIGGYFSIPRVIACGASYVVDSRLVEKGDFASLADRVRSISSGLRALG